The window TCTACACTGTGTCCCTGCAGACGACTTAAAGATGTATCAAGGGGTGACTCTGGGCGGGGTCCACACCGTAGAGGACGTACTGGGTGAGGGCACCTTCGGGGTGGTGGTCAAGTGCCGCAACACAGAGACCGACACCACGGTGGCGGCCATCAAGGTTTTCAAGAACCACCAAAATTCCGTGAACAACGCCAAGGAGGAAATCTGCATCCTAAAGCAGCTGTGGAGTCTGGATCCCGACAAGTGCAACATTGTCCGGTGGGAAGGCTTCTTCTTCCACAAAGAGAATATCTGCCTGAGTTTTGAACTCCTCGACCAGAACCTGCGGGAGTTCATGCAGCATCACAGTGCACTTTCCATCCAGCAGCTTCGACCCGTGGTGCATCAATTGGCCACCGCGCTGTCTCACATGAGCAAGATCGGGCTCGTCCACGCTGACATCAAACCGGAGAACATCATGGTGGTGGATCGCCGACAGAAGCCACTCAAAGTCAAGCTGGCCGACTTTGGCCTGGCCAAAAACGTGTCGGACATTGTGCCGGGAGATTGCGTGCAGACCTTGTGGTACCGGGCGCCCGAAGTCATTCTGGGGATTCCCTTCAACGAGACAGTGGATGTCTGGTCATTGGGATTAGTCGCCGTGGAGCTCGCCACGGGCCAGCCTCTGTATCCCGGGAGGACAGAGTACGACATTTTGAACTTTGTCACCAACACCCAGGGACAGCCAGCAGATTACGTGCTGGATCGCGGGAAGGAAGTGGATCAATACTTCCGCAAGGAGTGCACCGGGGTACACAGGTGGAAGCTCAAGTCACCTGAACAGTTCGCCAAGGAGACTGGATGCCAACCCAAATGCGCCAGATCGCTTATACTCAACTCGCTGGATGAGTTGAAGATGGTCATGGTGGACATTGTTGGACAACAATGCACTGAGCAACTCTTTGTTCGCTTGGTGAAGAAGATGCTGGACCTGGATCCCAATCTGAGGGTCAAGTCCGAGAAGGTTCTGCTGCACCCATTTTTCCATAGCTGCCCTTCCTGTAGTGGCCAGACCGTGAGCTCCATTGATAAAGTCTCCAGTGAGGAGACACCCTGCCAGGTCGACGAACGTTCGGCGCCATCCCAGAAAGACTCCTTTCTTCCAGAAACTCCCCCAACTCAAAACGATCCTGTCCCTTTGGAGATCTCGAGGGACAATCTGGTTGGGCCTAAAGTAGATGACAGAGACGGTAGCTGCCTGGGAAGATTATCCAGAAAGATTGTCGCGGCTTTACAGAAGATCACTACAGTTTTTGTCAAGATTAAATTGTATAGCAGTGCCCCCACTTCCCAACAATAGCTTATTGCCCCAGGGTACATAtcataaaaaacaaacgaaaaaaaaacaaaaacaaaaacgtgggAAGGGTTATGGTGCCTGTGCGACTTTGTGGTACAGGATGTCTCCAGTTGATTTGGAATCCCCTTCAatgagatggatggatttcaggaTTGAAAAAGACCCAATCTGACTGCAACATCCCAATTTCTCAATAGTTTACCTCTACTCAGAAGGATTCTTGcaaaaaaactgcatacagtacatGATGGTAGTGACTTCGGGAAGCGATATTATACCTGGAGACATTGTGGTATTCCCCAAGTCATTGCTTTTCCATTCAACTCTCCAGCAACACcccaatttatatatatatatatatatatatatttttttttttttttttttacctttaccaAGCACAATCACAGCTCTTCTATGATTGATAAAAATTCTATCCATAGCAGCAGTGACTGTCTGTCTTTGGAAACGGGTATCTCTGATTTTGCAAAGGTGTCTCTAGTTATCTTGGGGAGTGCCTTCAAATTTACGGTAGATGTGATTGCAGGGACACCCCAATTCCCTAACCATGttttgtgaatttgttttttttttttttttttaaatctcagaaTATAAACTGGAacgtaaaaaacaaaatggctccaGGGCTATTGTACCCAAAGATATTATTATGCATTCCTTTTGGGATTCACGTCAACGACACTGTGGGTCTGTGGTCACTGGTACGAGAAGAGCAAAATCTACACCCGTACTCACATGTAGTACGTTGAaatggggtacagcctgaactgtgAACCGAGATTAAAAACGATTATAGCGTAATTTATACTGAAACATTATGTAAGGACACAGTCAGTCCTAACCTAAGCGTTCATCTGAAAATATCATGCAAATTTTGACTACTTGCATTTGAGAATGGCGGCACGCTGGGCGCAGCTGGAACGCGCCGGCctgacacttctgaggacccgggctcaATCCAGGCCCTCGGCACactgacggggcaatttagagtgtccgattcatgttttggggatgtgcgaggaaagcggagtgcccggagaaagcttatcctcacaagggtcatgggagtgctggaccaaatcccagctatcatcgtacaccctcaactggtcgtcagccaatcgcatttTCAGGGGCACGCAATGAAAATTCCACATACAGTAATATGTTTTGAACCATTTCAGATTCAGTTGGACAAATTCAGTTTCAGATTAGCCCTGACAGACACTTTAGAAAATCGCAATCGGTGGCAGATACACGGACCTCCTCTTTGGCCAATCGGCGCGTTCCCTTTTGATTCACATTCAGTTCCTGGTGGCGCGTATACTATTTAAGGCCGcacaaatgcattaaaaaaaatgtacagtagcaAAATAGTTAATTCAATGTTTcaatacagtacaatttttGAATTGACATCAAGAGTAAAAGAAACAAATACACATTCAACATTTTAATTGCATTAAATGATTGGTTGTTACATTAAATGAAAGCAAGAAAGGTCATCAATtacataaggaaaaaaaaaagagtgagcgGATCCCTTTCtaaatgttctgttttgtttgtaatgactttttcttttccttttttttttttttaaacacatctaAGTGGTTGTTGAGTACGGTTAAAGGCCAAATGGCTTTCGCCACTAGATCCTGTTCCTCTTCCTGCTACTGCGTCAAGCCCTCAGCCAATACTCGCCCCTGTTGTGCTTCTCACGGTACTGCATGAGCAGGCTGTACCTGCGCTAAATTCTcattcaaaattttattttaaagaaaaatgtaatcaaaacgGCAGACCTGACAGTGCATACAAATGCGATGTCTAATACATGTAGCGTGACACCTCTTGGTACACAAATAATGTGACAAAATAGATGAAAATGAGGCAAGGTGAAGAAAACATTGTGTGGCTGACGATTGAACCTTAATGTACTCCAAATGCAATTCTCAATAACTTACTGCATATAGAAAGATTTATGGTTTGCAGACTTTCACAAATGTTATATAATTATTGCTTATGCAGAATGTCAGTCTCCCCTTTGGACACCCACACCAAGCAGCGAAGGCTCTTCTCTGCTGGTCAGACTTAGACACTCCACCTCCATCCTCCGTAACGTGTACAGGTAGCGGTCGTGAACCTACTGATCAGTGTGTGGCGATTCTGGGTAAACCACAACAGTTCATCCCAAGTACATTCTGACTTGTTGTGGTTTCTCTGGGGTGCACCGGTGTAGAGTTTTCAAGAGTACAAATGGTGACGCAGGAAGTCCAGGGTCTTCTTCCAAGAATCCTCCTGAGCGAGCGAATGTGCCGCACACTCGCCTCCCCAGAGAGCCGTGACTGTAAACACACGGCACGACTCCACTAAAACCTCGAACGCAAGAAATAAGTCACGCATAGAGTGAGAGCTCCCCAAAGGCCCGTCACATTGCCATATTCTTCATGGGGTGTCGGACTACTGTCTAATTCATTTAGGATCAGAAAGAGACTGGCAATACTGCTACTGATTCCCGAGATCAGGACAAAGGCATGGGGCGGGACAAGGACCAGGATCATGAAACAGGACGACAACATTCACAAAGACAAGTTCTACTACCAGGACCTGATGCAAGACGTGGATCATAAATTGGATCGTGGGCATGGACTAGGACATAATCCAAGAAACAGACCAGGACAAGAACAAAACACATGGACCCAGACAAGGACATTGATGTACCAGGACAGGTGTATGGATCAGGATAAGTACAGAAGACATGGAGCAGGACATAATTCACGACATGGACCAAGACCATTACGTGAACAAATAACatgaaccaaaataaaaataagtacatAAACCAAGGCAAGGACCAGGGCTTGAAACAAGACATGGACAAGAATCAAGGCACAACCCCTCGTGATTGTGAAAAGTGTTGCTTCGGTGACGGTTAACCTACGCTTCTGCCGACTTCCTACAGATCTGAATGAGCTGACTCTGGTGTGTGGTGAGTACGGAGGCTCCAGCAAGTGTCCTGCGTTAGGGTAAGATAGGACAGTCAGCAGGTGGACGTTTCCTGCACGCTCCATCATCTCCTTCATCTGGAAAACAAAGAAGTTGTCTTTCTATGTAAACAAGCACCCCATTTTCAAAACCATCATTTAATTTGTGCTCTTTACGTCTTTAGCTGACTCTGAGGCGGGCCAGTTCTGGTCATCCTCGCCCACAACCACCAAGAGAGGACATTGCACACGTCCCACCTGACAAACATAAAATACCGTATTCACAATCAACCAAACACAGGATGAACCAACAGTGGGCGGAATGAGGAGTAGTAAACAGAATCAGGATCAAGATATTAGGAGGACATGGAACAGAACCAGGACTTGGATTGGCATGAGCTAGTTCCAGATCAGGAGAATAACATGGGAAACAATTACAATCAGGATCCGTGCCAAGACATGGACTAAGACCAGAAACAAGTCCGGACCAGAATGTAAACACGGACTTGAACATAGACTGGGAAATGACCCATAATTAGGACCACGACACAGACAAGGGACAGGTCATGAACTACTTATGGACCAAGACATGAATCAGGAACAGAGCCCGTCACAGGATCCGGACGTACACTTGGATCATGACCCATTCATAAAGTAGGACTAAGACATGCACCATCAAATACTCCAGGACATTAATTAGAAGTAGTACCTCTACCAACACTGAGATGTAGTCCAAGTCCATCAAATgaatgactgactgactgactgactgactgactgactgactgactgactgactgactgaatgaatgaatgactttcATTTGTAGTTATACCGCTGTACTGGAACGAGATAGGAGAGCCTCTCCTTGTCGGGGCATATATAAAAgcaaggttaaaaataaattaaaaagaaacaagtccaaataaataaaaaaaatagatgtgatCTGTCCCGCCTTCCAGATGCTCAAATAGTTGTTTTTTGGTGTTCAGTGTCAGAATGTTGTCTAAACACCAagttgtgagcttctggacctcctctTTGGAGCCTGCCTCGTGTCCCGACCACCGTTGTATTGTCAGCGAACTTGACGATGATGTTGTCGTGCTGAGGCATACATGAGCAAAGTGCTCCAAAAACCAAAGATAAAATATGAAAGGAAGCACTGATAGGAAGATCCATAAGCCGCTGCCAGGTGCGCTACGCCATCATCATTTTAATGGATATGGACAAGAACTACGACATGgaccaaaaaaattaacagcTCCACTACATGGACCAGGACATAGACCAAGGCAAAGACCAGAACAAACAGGAAGATGAGACAAGAAAAGAACACAGGGACAGAACAAGGACATTGAAGAATTAACGACATTGCCATGGACCATAAGCAGATAATGAACAAGGAACAATACAAGCAGGACCAAGGCAAGAACCATGACATTGAATATGATTATGAGTAACACTTAAGAACAGAACCATGTATCAACTTGGATCATGACATTGGCCAAGACCAAGACACACATCACATCCGGGAAAGGGGAATAGACCATTAGTTGATCCAGGACAAGGACCAAACCCAGAACAAAGAGCTCACGTCAACTTTGAAGGCAGGATCGCTCGGGATTGGCAGCAGCAGGTTTCTCATGATGGCCTGGTTCTTGTCATTCAGTTGAGCCTTGTGCGCATTCCTGATTGGAGGGCAAACATTAATAGTCAAATATCATCTTCCCAACAAAATGGCAGATGTGTAACAGTGATTGTCACCGATCAAAGTAAGATAAAATGTCCGCCACACTTCCATCTACGGGTTGGACGTGACTTCCACTGATGCACACCACACACCTGGGctggaatacacacacacagtgtaggACTAAAAGGTCACAGTATGTTCTTGTTTTATGTGAGCCGCAGGCAACCTTGACAACGTGTGAATAGGTGGCCATCTTGAGCGTGACGCTGACTCCAAAGGAGAGTCCGAACAGGGCCACGCGCTCGGCCAGCACCCCAGGGTGCTCCAGCAGGAAGGAGAAGGCCTTCTGTGCACAGAGGACATGGAATCCTCAGTTACCGTGGCAACACAAACCATGGACAACTGAGCATCTGGCCTATTGCGCCAAGCCACAC of the Syngnathoides biaculeatus isolate LvHL_M chromosome 14, ASM1980259v1, whole genome shotgun sequence genome contains:
- the LOC133512031 gene encoding homeodomain-interacting protein kinase 2-like isoform X2 — translated: MNQTDDLKMYQGVTLGGVHTVEDVLGEGTFGVVVKCRNTETDTTVAAIKVFKNHQNSVNNAKEEICILKQLWSLDPDKCNIVRWEGFFFHKENICLSFELLDQNLREFMQHHSALSIQQLRPVVHQLATALSHMSKIGLVHADIKPENIMVVDRRQKPLKVKLADFGLAKNVSDIVPGDCVQTLWYRAPEVILGIPFNETVDVWSLGLVAVELATGQPLYPGRTEYDILNFVTNTQGQPADYVLDRGKEVDQYFRKECTGVHRWKLKSPEQFAKETGCQPKCARSLILNSLDELKMVMVDIVGQQCTEQLFVRLVKKMLDLDPNLRVKSEKVLLHPFFHSCPSCSGQTVSSIDKVSSEETPCQVDERSAPSQKDSFLPETPPTQNDPVPLEISRDNLVGPKVDDRDGSCLGRLSRKIVAALQKITTVFVKIKLYSSAPTSQQ
- the LOC133512031 gene encoding homeodomain-interacting protein kinase 2-like isoform X3 is translated as MYQGVTLGGVHTVEDVLGEGTFGVVVKCRNTETDTTVAAIKVFKNHQNSVNNAKEEICILKQLWSLDPDKCNIVRWEGFFFHKENICLSFELLDQNLREFMQHHSALSIQQLRPVVHQLATALSHMSKIGLVHADIKPENIMVVDRRQKPLKVKLADFGLAKNVSDIVPGDCVQTLWYRAPEVILGIPFNETVDVWSLGLVAVELATGQPLYPGRTEYDILNFVTNTQGQPADYVLDRGKEVDQYFRKECTGVHRWKLKSPEQFAKETGCQPKCARSLILNSLDELKMVMVDIVGQQCTEQLFVRLVKKMLDLDPNLRVKSEKVLLHPFFHSCPSCSGQTVSSIDKVSSEETPCQVDERSAPSQKDSFLPETPPTQNDPVPLEISRDNLVGPKVDDRDGSCLGRLSRKIVAALQKITTVFVKIKLYSSAPTSQQ
- the LOC133512031 gene encoding homeodomain-interacting protein kinase 2-like isoform X1; translation: MSFDTSSSTQLVNLLRHNHQLHSIQKQECETIGPAQESPRRRRAGLWPAYEEKQMQQQDPKGKKKWSHPIMSFSDDLKMYQGVTLGGVHTVEDVLGEGTFGVVVKCRNTETDTTVAAIKVFKNHQNSVNNAKEEICILKQLWSLDPDKCNIVRWEGFFFHKENICLSFELLDQNLREFMQHHSALSIQQLRPVVHQLATALSHMSKIGLVHADIKPENIMVVDRRQKPLKVKLADFGLAKNVSDIVPGDCVQTLWYRAPEVILGIPFNETVDVWSLGLVAVELATGQPLYPGRTEYDILNFVTNTQGQPADYVLDRGKEVDQYFRKECTGVHRWKLKSPEQFAKETGCQPKCARSLILNSLDELKMVMVDIVGQQCTEQLFVRLVKKMLDLDPNLRVKSEKVLLHPFFHSCPSCSGQTVSSIDKVSSEETPCQVDERSAPSQKDSFLPETPPTQNDPVPLEISRDNLVGPKVDDRDGSCLGRLSRKIVAALQKITTVFVKIKLYSSAPTSQQ
- the LOC133512634 gene encoding peroxisomal succinyl-coenzyme A thioesterase-like isoform X1 codes for the protein MGSRQVAVKLRVSPSRGLVDEKLAILVQSAPPGARLTLHAFHRCEDGHGWEAFAHYLTDAAGSLNVSEDPSLGGTYYGVEQMGLLWSIRPVPGSKPGLRMRKMNVQTPMEFTISVYRDHITDFTNQVPQASQLVERWYMAPGVLRIPVTDHGLTATLFLPSGPGPFPAILDLWGGGGQLVEYRAALFASHGFAALALDYMMPKITVETGKMVDNTYFEKAFSFLLEHPGVLAERVALFGLSFGVSVTLKMATYSHVVKVACGSHKTRTYCDLLVLHCVCVFQPRCVVCISGSHVQPVDGSVADILSYFDRNAHKAQLNDKNQAIMRNLLLPIPSDPAFKVDVGRVQCPLLVVVGEDDQNWPASESAKDMKEMMERAGNVHLLTVLSYPNAGHLLEPPYSPHTRVSSFRSVGSRQKLTALWGGECAAHSLAQEDSWKKTLDFLRHHLYS